A genomic stretch from Sphingobacterium sp. ML3W includes:
- a CDS encoding crosslink repair DNA glycosylase YcaQ family protein, translating into MNAGEHVEVETYLSVREIKEMQQKLTIKQLKNITLESQGLLRRSAFGNGKKAVLKGLEHLGYLQIDTLSIVERAHHHTLWTRIPDYKVSYLEELVKEHHVFEYWFHAASYLPMKDFRFVLPQMLEVKQNESHYYNADPKVMQYVIDTIRAEGPKRARDFENETKKMGSWWNWKPTKIALERLFLQGDLMISERDGMQKTYDIAERVLPNNIDLTKPSSLEFAEYLVKTYLKAYGWTTVKQITHLKAGEAIRNNVNEVLNALIEDDIVEKVTIEGYPSVYVLRDLVDRRIAKTHGEISLLSPFDNAIIHRDRVQQFFGFDYRLECYTSKEKRQYGYFCLPILFGNTFIGRVDCKAHRKNKQLELIHLHIEKQSIDFELWGEPFVEIIKKFATFNGCESIKLTQVSPLNNSLVIFLNNIFYQYEATSVPIMARF; encoded by the coding sequence ATGAATGCTGGAGAGCATGTAGAAGTAGAAACCTATCTTTCGGTAAGAGAAATAAAAGAAATGCAGCAAAAATTGACCATAAAGCAGTTAAAAAATATCACATTAGAAAGCCAGGGCTTACTTCGCAGATCAGCGTTCGGAAATGGGAAAAAGGCCGTACTCAAAGGACTGGAACATCTTGGTTATTTGCAAATAGATACATTGTCAATTGTTGAAAGGGCACATCATCATACGCTTTGGACAAGAATCCCTGATTACAAGGTGAGCTACCTCGAAGAGCTGGTAAAGGAGCATCACGTATTTGAATATTGGTTTCACGCTGCGTCTTATCTTCCGATGAAGGATTTCCGTTTTGTTTTGCCGCAAATGTTGGAAGTAAAACAAAATGAATCACATTACTACAATGCGGACCCTAAAGTGATGCAGTATGTCATAGATACTATTCGGGCTGAAGGTCCCAAAAGGGCGAGAGACTTTGAAAATGAAACTAAAAAAATGGGAAGCTGGTGGAATTGGAAACCTACAAAAATTGCATTGGAACGGCTTTTCCTGCAGGGGGATTTAATGATTTCTGAACGCGATGGAATGCAAAAGACGTATGATATCGCAGAAAGAGTGCTGCCAAACAATATCGACCTGACAAAACCAAGTTCACTTGAATTTGCGGAGTATTTAGTAAAAACTTATTTAAAAGCATATGGATGGACTACTGTCAAACAGATTACTCATCTTAAAGCAGGCGAAGCAATCAGGAACAATGTAAATGAAGTTTTGAATGCTCTGATAGAAGATGATATAGTAGAGAAAGTTACTATTGAAGGCTATCCGTCAGTTTATGTTCTACGCGATTTAGTAGACAGAAGAATAGCTAAGACTCATGGGGAAATTAGTTTGCTATCACCGTTTGACAATGCTATTATTCATCGTGACCGTGTTCAACAGTTTTTTGGCTTCGATTATCGACTTGAATGTTACACGTCAAAGGAGAAAAGACAATACGGATATTTTTGCTTACCTATCTTATTTGGCAACACATTTATAGGTAGAGTAGATTGCAAAGCGCATCGAAAAAATAAACAACTTGAACTGATTCATCTGCATATAGAAAAACAATCTATAGATTTCGAATTGTGGGGAGAGCCTTTTGTGGAAATAATAAAAAAATTCGCCACTTTTAACGGGTGTGAATCCATAAAATTAACACAGGTAAGTCCCTTGAATAATTCGTTAGTCATATTTCTGAACAATATTTTTTACCAATATGAAGCGACTTCTGTCCCAATAATGGCACGTTTCTAG
- a CDS encoding nuclear transport factor 2 family protein, which produces MSKVTKEDVADAENQLFLAQLASNVDALDQLLFDNLIAVAPTGQMLTKEMDLNAHRTKAMIIEEASTEIDDIRITGDTALSIVTMTAKGKVMGAPLEGKFRYFRVWKYVDDKLKVIGASFMQLPE; this is translated from the coding sequence ATGAGTAAAGTTACTAAAGAAGATGTTGCGGATGCAGAAAATCAGCTTTTCTTGGCCCAGTTGGCAAGCAATGTGGATGCTCTGGACCAGCTGTTGTTTGATAATCTCATTGCAGTTGCACCAACGGGACAAATGCTAACCAAAGAAATGGACTTAAATGCGCATAGAACAAAAGCAATGATTATTGAAGAGGCTTCAACAGAAATTGATGATATCAGAATAACTGGAGATACCGCGCTTTCCATCGTTACGATGACGGCAAAAGGCAAAGTAATGGGAGCACCATTGGAAGGAAAATTCCGGTATTTCAGGGTTTGGAAATATGTTGATGACAAATTAAAAGTCATTGGTGCAAGTTTCATGCAATTGCCTGAATAA
- a CDS encoding alpha/beta hydrolase — protein sequence MKKHLRIAYSYRKSLAHYAKERLHISVILLLLFLLLTTTNIIAQTTAYTVKDIKFKSKGIELSGTIFNALNSKIGIVLVHGSGQELRYSEFAAQLAKKGISVLTYDKRGVGESGGEYAGPEVGTNNIDSANLNLLAEDANAAVLTLKNYFGQKLTYTGLLGFSQAGWIIPLASIKSNKVDFTVIFSGAVVPTLEQLRFQFFTEGKANFWTDHTEQEVRDHIRNAPDKYKFITTDPQVSLSSTDTPGLWLFGGQDVQIPVGLSIDHLNLLKIEGKPFEYCLFPEMGHFLTASDSSAPIKIALNWIKNLNEKTR from the coding sequence ATGAAAAAACACTTACGTATAGCTTATTCTTATCGTAAATCATTAGCTCACTATGCGAAAGAGAGATTACATATAAGCGTAATTTTACTCTTACTTTTTCTATTACTTACTACAACCAACATAATCGCTCAAACTACAGCATACACAGTAAAAGATATAAAATTTAAAAGTAAAGGAATTGAATTGTCAGGGACAATTTTCAATGCTTTAAATTCGAAAATTGGAATTGTTCTGGTTCATGGATCTGGACAAGAACTTAGATATAGTGAGTTTGCAGCGCAGTTGGCAAAAAAAGGAATATCTGTTCTAACTTATGATAAGAGAGGCGTGGGTGAGTCAGGAGGGGAATATGCGGGTCCCGAAGTTGGCACGAATAATATTGACTCCGCAAACCTCAATCTTCTAGCAGAGGATGCTAACGCAGCAGTTTTAACTCTCAAAAATTATTTTGGGCAAAAATTAACATATACTGGTCTCCTGGGGTTCAGCCAGGCTGGCTGGATTATCCCTTTGGCATCAATTAAATCAAACAAGGTGGATTTTACGGTCATTTTTAGTGGGGCGGTAGTTCCTACATTAGAACAGCTCCGTTTTCAATTTTTTACTGAAGGAAAGGCAAATTTCTGGACGGATCACACCGAGCAAGAGGTCAGAGATCATATCCGAAACGCGCCCGATAAATATAAATTTATTACAACCGATCCGCAGGTATCCCTTAGCAGCACAGATACACCTGGACTCTGGCTTTTTGGTGGACAGGATGTGCAAATTCCTGTCGGCTTATCAATTGACCATCTCAATTTACTTAAAATTGAAGGAAAACCATTTGAATATTGTCTATTTCCAGAAATGGGACACTTTCTAACAGCTTCGGACTCTTCAGCCCCTATTAAAATAGCCCTAAACTGGATCAAAAATCTAAACGAAAAAACGAGATAA